One genomic segment of Epinephelus fuscoguttatus linkage group LG19, E.fuscoguttatus.final_Chr_v1 includes these proteins:
- the btbd17b gene encoding BTB/POZ domain-containing protein 17: protein MIRSCEQGIPAWVCVGTLLLLICSVTVRGAALKQEVTVDNGATVLNHSMSLVQRMETLLALGNGSDVTLRVQTINTDEVKVIQAHSLVLTLQSDVFEELLLSRNNSAVVLRETPDCAAVFDKFVRYLYCGDISVRLDQAISLHKLASKYHVWALQQGLTQYMTQHLCSDSPSGHVIGWYNYALQIGDMVLRDSCLQYLSWNLSSVLQSGEWGSISEDLLLSLLQRSDLILQSELELYEALEAWISQNQPVSSTVENALRAVRYGMIPPQHLFRLQKQSALMKKHYESIRDLLYLAFQFHSASPIQLAKYFDVNCSIFTPRNYLSTSWGSPWVINNPTRDDRSFSFQTQLGPSGHDSSKRVTWNALFSPRWLPLSARSSYTELGAMQPTRTDGGRPRIIVTPATSSPDFAGVSFQKTVIVMARQQGKIVVRHVYNFHQSTEEAGDFLVDADLQRRASEYLIDSSLYLHIVIKPLYHTLLVARK from the exons ATGATACGCTCATGTGAACAAGGGATCCCTGCCTGGGTCTGTGTGGGCACCCTGCTCCTCTTAATCTGCTCTGTCACAGTTAGAGGAG CTGCCCTTAAGCAGGAGGTAACAGTGGACAATGGGGCCACGGTGCTGAATCACTCCATGAGTTTGGTGCAGCGTATGGAGACCCTGCTGGCCCTGGGGAATGGCAGTGATGTCACTCTGCGGGTGCAGACCATCAACACGGATGAGGTGAAGGTGATCCAGGCCCACAGTCTGGTTCTCACGCTGCAGAGTGACGTGTTTGAGGAACTGCTGCTTAGTCGCAACAACAGCGCTGTGGTTTTGAGAGAGACGCCCGACTGTGCAGCTGTCTTTGACAAGTTTGTCAG GTATCTGTACTGTGGTGACATCTCAGTGCGGCTAGATCAGGCCATTTCTCTGCATAAGTTGGCCAGCAAGTATCACGTGTGGGCCTTGCAACAGGGTCTGACCCAATATATGACCCAGCATCTGTGTAGTGATTCGCCCTCtggccatgtgattggctggtaCAACTATGCATTACAAATTGGGGACATGGTCCTGCGGGACAGCTGCCTGCAGTACCTGTCCTGGAACCTGTCTTCTGTGCTGCAGAGCGGAGAATGGGGCTCTATCAGCGAGGACCTGCTCCTCTCCTTGCTTCAGCGCTCTGACCTCATTCTGCAGAGTGAGCTGGAGCTCTACGAGGCCCTGGAGGCCTGGATTAGCCAGAACCAGCCTGTCAGTTCGACAGTTGAAAATGCCCTAAGGGCTGTTCGATATGGCATGATCCCCCCTCAGCACCTCTTCCGTCTTCAGAAGCAGTCTGCCCTCATGAAGAAGCATTATGAGTCAATCCGTGATCTGCTCTACCTTGCTTTCCAATTTCACTCCGCCTCACCTATCCAACTGGCCAAGTACTTTGATGTCAACTGCAGCATTTTCACTCCCCGTAACTACCTGTCTACCTCCTGGGGTTCCCCTTGGGTCATCAACAACCCCACCCGTGATGACCGCAGTTTCAGCTTCCAGACCCAGCTCGGGCCCAGTGGCCATGACTCCAGTAAGAGAGTTACTTGGAACGCCCTATTCTCCCCTCGCTGGCTCCCACTCAGTGCCAGGTCATCCTATACTGAGCTGGGTGCCATGCAGCCTACGCGCACAGATGGAGGTCGACCTCGCATCATTGTAACACCAGCCACTTCCAGTCCAGACTTTGCCGGTGTAAGTTTCCAGAAGACCGTGATTGTGATGGCAAGACAGCAAGGAAAAATAGTGGTCCGCCATGTCTACAACTTCCACCAAAGCACAGAGGAGGCCGGGGATTTCCTGGTGGATGCCGACCTGCAGCGCCGTGCATCAGAGTAcctgattgacagctccctcTATCTGCACATTGTAATAAAACCTCTCTACCATACCCTCCTTGTTGCCAGGAAGTAG
- the LOC125879507 gene encoding tetraspanin-10 translates to MRRYLMLKRIPLPWSRRDTTQNEFSPLIPKASSAKEDAEELGNVTADFQQAGPNNGLDNSSVFTSFPPHYRSSWMDYFLKYFLVLCNLVFTVLGLVVLGVGMWGLISKESFAQEKIGNIGTDPMLVLVISGFVLTVLCLSGCVGALRENCSLLKLFSAAVLVLITAQVLAAIMAYSLQDQIGNYMRSGMLAAMVRYQDDLDLRFITDEIQSNLQCCGADNYRDWELNIYYNCSAPGVLACGVPATCCVDPLENGTVWNSQCGVGAQQLDEFSAQSVIFLGGCLGGISRWVEQHEGLIGTVIIIVLGVQILTLFISTRLLESIQWHRVNM, encoded by the exons ATGAGGCGATATTTGATGCTAAAAAGGATTCCTCTGCCGTGGTCGAGGAGGGATACCACGCAGAATGAGTTCAGTCCACTCATACCGAAG GCGAGTTCTGCTAAAGAGGATGCTGAGGAGCTTGGCAATGTCACCGCTGATTTTCAACAAGCAGGGCCAAACAATGGACTGGACAACAGCTCTGTGTTCACCAGCTTTCCACCCCACTACAGATCTTCTTGGATGGACTATTTCTTAAAATACTTTCTGGTCCTATGCAATCTGGTGTTCACAGTTCTGGGCCTGGTGGTCCTTGGTGTGGGGATGTGGGGCCTCATCAGCAAAGAGTCGTTTGCTCAGGAGAAGATCGGCAATATCGGGACTGACCCAATGCTGGTCCTTGTGATTTCAGGCTTTGTGCTGACTGTGCTCTGCCTGTCAGGCTGCGTGGGCGCCTTAAGAGAGAACTGCTCTTTACTGAAGCTGTTTTCTGCCGCTGTGCTGGTGCTCATCACCGCCCAGGTGCTGGCCGCTATTATGGCCTACAGTCTGCAAGATCAGATTGGAAACTACATGCGGTCAGGGATGTTAGCTGCCATGGTGCGGTACCAGGACGATCTGGATCTGAGGTTCATTACGGACGAGATCCAGTCAAACCTGCAGTGCTGTGGGGCAGATAACTACCGCGACTGGGAGCTCAACAT ATATTACAACTGCTCAGCTCCAGGAGTGCTGGCCTGTGGCGTCCCTGCGACATGCTGTGTGGACCCTTTGGAGAACGGCACAGTGTGGAACTCTCAGTGTGGTGTAGGAGCCCAGCAGCTGGATGAGTTTAGTGCACAAAGTGTGATCTTCCTGGGCGGTTGTCTGGGGGGAATCTCACGCTGGGTCGAGCAGCATGAAGGCCTGATCGGGACAGTTATAATCATTGTACTGGGCGTCCAGATTCTGACTCTGTTTATCTCTACACGGCTATTAGAAAGCATCCAGTGGCATAGAGTTAACATGTAA
- the ccdc137 gene encoding coiled-coil domain-containing protein 137, whose translation MGKNTKNKTNESGKQAGKAGQHSSDKKLKRDGKPKKAKRDHLEHIPFKLREIMKSKDRMKTGSLKAKKLKEAISPKGKPGDSQDGDIPVPHFKRRKEESVKAYLRRMENETQHVLFLTKNQVDRNPERDEDKGKSEKKKESDKVRLLRLQQKKLDRQEAKMEKEMFVDNVPFGEVSMAPPSLSAKPKKAPVKSQKASKDLLLNSLLGHTAVSAAKPSMARQRMMEEERERAVEAYRLLKKQKQQQHEARHANLEKLKNLK comes from the exons ATGGGGAAGAATACGAAGAACAAAACTAACGAGTCGGGAAAACAAGCTGGCAAGGCCGGACAACATTCAAG tgacaagaaGCTCAAACGAGATGGTAAACCCAAGAAAGCCAAAAGAGACCACCTCGAACACATCCCGTTTAAACTCCGAGAGATAATGAAGAGCAAAGACAGAATGAAAACGGGGTCTTTGAAGGCCAAAAAGCTCAAAGAAG cCATCTCCCCTAAAGGTAAACCAGGGGACTCCCAGGATGGAGACATACCTGTGCCACATTTcaagaggagaaaggaggagagcgtGAAAGCATACCTGCGCCGCATGGAAAATGAAACACAACACGTCCTCTTCCTCACCAAGAACCAGGTAGACAGAAACCCTGAGCGGGATGAAGACAAGGGCAAGTctgagaagaagaagga GTCTGATAAAGTCCGATTACTGAGGCTACAGCAGAAGAAGCTGGACAGACAAGAGGCCAAGATGGAAAAGGAGATGTTCGTAG ATAATGTTCCCTTTGGTGAAGTTTCAATGGCCCCGCCGTCTTTGAGCGCCAAACCCAAAAAAGCTCCGGTCAAGTCTCAG AAGGCATCAAAGGATCTGCTCCTCAACTCTCTCCTGGGCCACACGGCGGTCTCCGCAGCCAAGCCCTCCATGGCCAGGCAGAgaatgatggaggaggagagggagcgaGCAGTGGAGGCCTACCGCCTTCttaagaaacagaaacagcagcagcacgaGGCCAGGCATGCCAATCTGGAAAAACTCAAGAACCTCAAGTGA
- the LOC125879517 gene encoding retinal cone rhodopsin-sensitive cGMP 3',5'-cyclic phosphodiesterase subunit gamma-like has protein sequence MTLPTEITQQHKSSSNKSVNLDVAKPEAKTGNKAPIRASGPGASAPKFKQRSTRQFKSKPPKRGVIGFGEEIPGMEGLGTDITVICPWEAYSHLELHELAQYGII, from the exons ATGACACTACCGACAGAGATAACACAGCAACACAAGAG TTCAAGCAACAAAAGCGTGAATTTGGATGTGGCCAAACCTGAAGCAAAGACTGGCAACAAAGCTCCCATCAGAGCCTCCGGCCCTGGAGCCAGCGCACCCAAGTTCAAACAGAGGAGCACCCGCCAGTTCAAGAGCAAGCCTCCCAAGAGGGGCGTCATTGG CTTTGGAGAGGAGATCCCAGGAATGGAGGGGCTTGGCACTG ATATCACTGTAATCTGCCCATGGGAAGCATACAGCCATCTAGAGCTACATGAACTGGCTCAGTATGGTATAATCTGA
- the LOC125879504 gene encoding G-protein coupled receptor family C group 5 member C-like translates to MEPPSAPRGCGSSISSMYYNLCDLTTVWGVVVEAFAATGVVTSFILLVVLMASLPFVTHKKRKGMVALQASILVFTLGLFGLTFAFIVGRYSTSCAARRFLFGVLFSGCLACLAMHGLWLALLERRGRGPRSWMLCLGALGLWMVEVIINTEWLIITVVRSPPGSIIVSDLSCGVANQDFVMALIYVMVLLLAVVLMALPSLTHKHKQWRRDGAFILATGLFTLVIWVAWIVMYLHGNKVAGNPSWDDPTLAIALVSNAWVFLFSYAIPEICLLTQADPDQEQPLDGEDVYPAMSLVYDNAHKEPEHVYMENKAFSMDEPPAVPTKPVSPYAAYNGQLRSCVYQPTEIALIAKGLTKMDQDLMIPRARAPSLVPGSGGSLPRSVETSPS, encoded by the exons ATGGAACCGCCCAGTGCTCCGAGGGGATGTGGTTCCAGTATCAGCTCCATGTACTACAACCTGTGTGACCTGACCACAGTGTGGGGAGTCGTGGTGGAGGCTTTTGCTGCTACTGGTGTGGTGACTTCCTTTATTCTGTTGGTCGTCCTCATGGCCAGCTTACCATTTGTGACACACAAGAAGAGAAAAGGCATGGTGGCCCTGCAGGCCAGCATTCTGGTCTTCACTCTGGGACTCTTTGGACTCACCTTTGCCTTCATCGTGGGTCGGTACTCCACCAGCTGCGCTGCACGGAGGTTCCTCTTTGGGGTACTGTTCTCAGGCTGTCTGGCCTGCCTGGCCATGCACGGGCTGTGGCTCGCCCTGCTGGAGCGGAGAGGCCGGGGGCCCAGGAGCTGGATGTTATGCCTGGGAGCCCTGGGTCTATGGATGGTCGAGGTAATCATCAACACTGAGTGGCTCATCATCACTGTGGTCAGAAGCCCACCTGGAAGTATCATCGTCTCTGACCTGTCCTGCGGCGTTGCCAACCAGGACTTTGTGATGGCTCTGATCTACGTGATGGTTCTACTGCTAGCCGTGGTGCTGATGGCTCTGCCCTCACTGACACACAAGCACAAGCAGTGGCGCCGTGATGGAGCCTTCATCCTGGCCACCGGGCTCTTCACCTTGGTGATCTGGGTAGCTTGGATAGTCATGTACCTCCACGGGAACAAAGTGGCCGGGAATCCCAGCTGGGATGATCCTACTCTGGCTATAGCCCTGGTGTCGAATGCCTGGGTGTTCCTCTTCTCCTACGCCATCCCAGAAATCTGCTTACTGACCCAGGCAGACCCAGACCAGGAGCAGCCACTCGATGGAGAGGATGTTTATCCTGCCATGAGCCTGGTGTACGACAACGCCCATAAGGAGCCAGAGCACGTCTACATGGAGAATAAAGCCTTCTCTATGGACGAGCCACCAGCAG TACCCACAAAGCCAGTGTCTCCATATGCTGCTTATAACGGTCAACTGCGGAGTTGTGTGTACCAGCCCACTGAAATAGCCCTGATTGCCAAGGGTCTGACAAAG ATGGACCAGGACTTGATGATACCTCGAGCCAGAGCCCCGTCTCTGGTTCCAGGAAGTGGCGGCTCTCTGCCTCGTTCAGTTGAGACCTCGCCGTCTTAA